In the genome of Nocardioides seonyuensis, one region contains:
- a CDS encoding holo-ACP synthase, producing the protein MPVIGVGIDVVEIDRFEQSLERTPGMRARLFTPTEATQPIASLAARFAAKEAIAKALGAPIGLAWHDAEIVSEESGRPRLELRGTVAARAEALGVQHVHVSLSHDAGVASAVVVLES; encoded by the coding sequence ATGCCCGTCATCGGCGTGGGCATCGACGTGGTCGAGATCGACCGCTTCGAGCAGTCGCTGGAGCGCACGCCCGGCATGCGCGCACGGCTGTTCACGCCGACCGAGGCGACCCAGCCGATCGCGTCGCTGGCGGCCCGGTTCGCCGCCAAGGAGGCGATCGCCAAGGCCTTGGGTGCTCCCATCGGCCTGGCCTGGCACGACGCCGAGATCGTCTCGGAGGAGAGCGGTCGACCCCGGTTGGAGCTGCGCGGCACCGTGGCCGCCCGGGCCGAGGCGCTGGGCGTCCAGCACGTCCACGTCTCGCTGTCCCACGACGCCGGGGTCGCCTCGGCGGTCGTGGTGCTGGAGTCCTGA
- the rplM gene encoding 50S ribosomal protein L13, whose amino-acid sequence MRTYSPKPADIQREWLVIDATDVVLGRLAVQTANLLRGKHKPQFAPHMDMGDFVIIVNASKVALSGSKKTTKMAYRHSGYPGGLSATPFGELLEKDARKAIEKAVWGMLPKNKLGRQMLKKLKVYAGPEHPHIAQQATPFEITQISQ is encoded by the coding sequence GTGCGCACGTACAGCCCCAAGCCCGCTGACATCCAGCGTGAGTGGCTCGTCATCGACGCCACCGACGTGGTCCTGGGACGCCTCGCCGTCCAGACCGCCAACCTCCTCCGCGGCAAGCACAAGCCGCAGTTCGCCCCGCACATGGACATGGGCGACTTCGTGATCATCGTCAACGCGTCCAAGGTCGCGCTGTCGGGCTCGAAGAAGACGACCAAGATGGCCTACCGCCACTCCGGCTACCCGGGCGGCCTCTCCGCCACGCCGTTCGGCGAGCTCCTCGAGAAGGACGCGCGCAAGGCCATCGAGAAGGCCGTGTGGGGCATGCTGCCCAAGAACAAGCTCGGTCGCCAGATGCTGAAGAAGCTCAAGGTCTACGCCGGTCCTGAGCACCCGCACATCGCCCAGCAGGCCACTCCCTTCGAGATCACGCAGATCTCCCAGTAA
- the coaA gene encoding type I pantothenate kinase, producing the protein MSTEPVSGAAPASGQEASPYVELDRAAWAALAPATEAPLQPDEIARLRGLGDALDLREVEQVYLPLSRLLSLYVAAASRLHLEQEEFLHRATPPRTPFVIGLAGSVAVGKSTTARVLQQMLAHWPEHPNVALVTTDGFLLPNAELERRGLLHRKGFPESYDRKALLRFVIDIKSGKEEVEAPIYSHLVYDVVPDEKVVVKSPDIVIIEGLNVLQPARVREDGRTGLAVSDFFDFTVYVDAALPDIKGWYIDRFLRLRETAFQDPASYFRKYARLSHDEAVDEATRIWEGINGPNLVENVAPTRGRATLVLRKDSDHSVRYVRLRKL; encoded by the coding sequence ATGTCGACTGAGCCGGTCTCGGGCGCTGCGCCGGCCTCCGGCCAGGAGGCCTCTCCCTACGTCGAGCTCGACCGGGCCGCGTGGGCGGCGCTGGCCCCGGCGACGGAGGCACCCCTGCAGCCCGACGAGATCGCCCGGCTGCGCGGCCTGGGCGACGCCCTCGACCTGCGCGAGGTCGAGCAGGTCTACCTCCCGCTCTCGCGCCTGCTGAGCCTCTACGTCGCGGCGGCGTCGCGCCTGCACCTCGAGCAGGAGGAGTTCCTGCACCGCGCGACCCCGCCGCGCACGCCGTTCGTGATCGGCCTCGCGGGCTCGGTGGCGGTCGGCAAGTCCACCACCGCGCGCGTGCTGCAGCAGATGCTCGCCCACTGGCCCGAGCACCCCAACGTCGCCCTCGTGACCACCGACGGCTTCCTGCTGCCCAACGCCGAGCTCGAGCGCCGGGGGCTCCTGCACCGCAAGGGGTTCCCGGAGTCCTACGACCGCAAGGCCCTGCTCAGGTTCGTCATCGACATCAAGTCCGGCAAGGAGGAGGTCGAGGCACCGATCTACTCCCACCTCGTCTACGACGTGGTGCCCGACGAGAAGGTCGTGGTCAAGAGCCCCGACATCGTCATCATCGAGGGCCTCAACGTCCTCCAGCCGGCGCGCGTGCGAGAGGACGGTCGCACCGGTCTCGCCGTCAGCGACTTCTTCGACTTCACCGTCTACGTCGACGCGGCGCTCCCCGACATCAAGGGCTGGTACATCGACCGATTCCTGCGCCTGCGCGAGACCGCCTTCCAGGACCCCGCGTCCTACTTCCGCAAGTACGCCCGCCTCTCGCACGACGAGGCCGTCGACGAGGCCACCCGCATCTGGGAGGGCATCAACGGCCCCAACCTGGTGGAGAACGTCGCCCCCACGCGCGGGCGCGCCACCCTGGTCCTACGGAAGGACTCCGACCACTCGGTGCGCTACGTGCGCCTGCGGAAGCTGTGA
- a CDS encoding GNAT family N-acetyltransferase has product MYFSIEQIDPHNEPALKAWWEVGQAATAGRASMPWPVWEQMRSIATTTNPERALVFLAAIDGREMVGAALAAHPLLENTHGVELELYVRPDRRREGIATALLAEAEALTRGAGRTTVWSAALVPPGGTAPGEAFAHARGFDVASRESMKELTMADYRARRQAALDAVGGASDGYEIVTFDTVCPEEHLVSFGRLLGMLNAEIPLGDLDLADAEWTPERMRAAEQRQVAIGRHVLTAIAIAPGGTVAGASDVRVNDTSPTQGQVGITLVDPGHRGRRLGLALKVATHDLALSSYPRLRSVETSNAEVNTHMNAVNEQLGYRTVETVLELQKKL; this is encoded by the coding sequence GTGTACTTCTCCATCGAGCAGATCGATCCTCACAACGAGCCGGCCCTGAAGGCCTGGTGGGAGGTCGGCCAAGCAGCCACTGCCGGGCGGGCGAGCATGCCGTGGCCGGTGTGGGAGCAGATGCGCTCTATCGCGACGACCACGAATCCCGAGCGGGCGCTGGTGTTCCTCGCCGCCATCGACGGCCGCGAGATGGTCGGGGCCGCGTTGGCCGCCCACCCGCTCCTGGAGAACACGCACGGGGTGGAGCTGGAGCTCTACGTACGACCCGACCGCCGTCGCGAGGGCATCGCTACGGCGCTGCTGGCAGAAGCCGAGGCGCTGACGCGTGGCGCCGGCAGGACCACGGTGTGGTCGGCTGCCCTGGTCCCGCCCGGCGGCACTGCACCGGGTGAGGCGTTCGCCCACGCGCGAGGCTTCGACGTCGCCAGCCGGGAGTCGATGAAGGAGCTGACCATGGCCGACTATCGGGCCCGGCGGCAGGCGGCGCTCGACGCCGTGGGCGGGGCGAGCGACGGCTACGAGATCGTCACGTTCGACACGGTCTGTCCTGAGGAGCACCTCGTCTCGTTCGGCCGCCTGCTGGGCATGCTCAACGCCGAGATCCCGCTCGGTGACCTCGACCTCGCGGACGCCGAGTGGACGCCCGAGCGCATGCGCGCTGCCGAGCAGCGGCAGGTCGCCATCGGTCGCCATGTGCTCACCGCCATCGCCATCGCCCCGGGCGGCACGGTCGCGGGCGCCTCCGACGTGCGTGTCAACGACACGTCGCCGACCCAGGGCCAGGTCGGGATCACCCTGGTCGACCCGGGCCACCGCGGCCGACGTCTGGGGCTGGCGCTCAAGGTGGCGACCCACGACCTCGCGCTCTCGTCGTACCCCCGTCTGCGGAGCGTCGAGACCAGCAACGCAGAGGTCAACACGCACATGAACGCCGTCAACGAGCAGCTCGGCTACCGCACCGTCGAGACCGTGCTGGAGCTCCAGAAGAAGCTGTGA
- a CDS encoding NAD(P)H-hydrate epimerase: MARLHDGALMERAAAGLAAAVLDLLGGGYGRRVLLLVGSGDNGGDGLLAGSMLARRGVRVEALLLSDHAHAAGLAALRAAGGLTVREVRDLHPRPDVVIDAIVGIGGRPGLRPAAVEALESFAGVPVVAVDVPSGVDVDTGEVDGPHVTADLTVTFGTHKVAHLVDPAASACGALHAVDIGLDLPEPAVEALQPADVRRLLPQPALHAHKYTRGVVGVRAGSSTYPGAALLAVAGANTGLAGMVRYVGSEAVASRVREAHPEVVGEGRVQAWVVGPGGGNDAAAMLDAARADGVPLVVDADALAHVDGTLPGCVLTPHAGELAGILGLAREEVEARPLAHVRGAADRFDCVVLLKGHRTLVAAPDGLVRATSTGTPWLATAGAGDVLAGLVGSLLAAGLPAFDAASLGAWVHGAAGTRASRGGPLTATTLAGSIPLLMRDLLARQG, translated from the coding sequence ATGGCGCGCCTTCACGACGGTGCCCTGATGGAGCGGGCGGCGGCAGGCCTGGCCGCGGCGGTGCTCGACCTGCTCGGCGGCGGCTACGGGCGGCGCGTCCTCCTGCTGGTGGGGTCGGGCGACAACGGCGGCGACGGGCTCCTGGCCGGGTCGATGCTCGCGCGGCGAGGCGTCCGCGTCGAGGCGCTGCTCCTCTCCGACCACGCCCACGCGGCCGGCCTCGCCGCCCTCCGGGCTGCGGGGGGACTGACTGTGCGCGAGGTGCGCGACCTGCACCCGCGCCCCGACGTCGTGATCGACGCGATCGTCGGCATCGGCGGCCGACCCGGCCTGCGCCCGGCGGCCGTCGAGGCGCTGGAGTCGTTCGCCGGCGTGCCGGTCGTGGCGGTCGACGTCCCCTCGGGAGTCGACGTCGACACCGGCGAGGTCGACGGTCCCCACGTGACGGCCGACCTGACGGTCACCTTCGGCACCCACAAGGTCGCACATCTGGTCGACCCCGCTGCCAGTGCGTGCGGTGCCCTGCACGCCGTCGACATCGGGCTCGACCTCCCCGAGCCCGCCGTGGAGGCCCTCCAGCCCGCTGACGTACGCCGCCTGCTGCCGCAGCCGGCCCTGCACGCCCACAAGTACACCCGTGGCGTCGTGGGCGTGCGTGCCGGGTCCTCCACCTACCCGGGCGCAGCCCTGCTGGCGGTGGCGGGCGCCAACACGGGGCTGGCCGGGATGGTGCGCTACGTCGGCTCCGAGGCCGTCGCGTCCCGGGTGCGCGAGGCACACCCCGAGGTGGTGGGCGAGGGACGCGTCCAGGCGTGGGTGGTGGGGCCGGGCGGCGGGAACGACGCGGCCGCCATGCTCGACGCCGCGCGCGCGGACGGCGTACCCCTCGTCGTGGACGCCGACGCCCTTGCTCACGTCGACGGCACGCTGCCGGGATGCGTCCTGACCCCGCACGCCGGCGAGCTGGCGGGGATCCTGGGCCTGGCACGCGAGGAGGTCGAGGCGCGTCCGCTCGCCCATGTGCGCGGGGCGGCCGACCGCTTCGACTGCGTCGTGCTGCTCAAGGGGCACCGCACGCTCGTGGCGGCCCCCGACGGTCTCGTCCGGGCGACGTCGACGGGGACGCCGTGGCTCGCGACGGCAGGGGCGGGCGACGTCCTGGCCGGGCTCGTCGGCTCCTTGCTCGCGGCAGGCCTGCCAGCCTTCGATGCCGCGTCCCTGGGGGCGTGGGTGCATGGTGCCGCCGGGACACGTGCCTCGCGGGGCGGGCCACTCACCGCGACGACCCTGGCGGGCTCGATCCCCCTCCTGATGCGTGACTTGCTGGCTCGGCAGGGATAA
- the glmM gene encoding phosphoglucosamine mutase translates to MTRLFGTDGVRGLANATLTAELALDLSVAAAHVLADLGEFAGHRPRAVVGRDTRISGQFLEAAVVAGLASAGVDVQLLGVIPTPGVAHLTDSLGADLGVMLSASHNPMPDNGIKFLARGGRKLDDSIEVAIEKRMREEWQRPTGGGVGRVTSYDAAVADYAAHLVGTIHRPLAGIKVVLDCAAGAASVVGPKALRDAGAEVVAIHAEPDGLNINDNCGSTHLESLQAAVIEHGADAGFGLDGDSDRCLGVDHEGEVVDGDQILAILALALHDEGALVKDTVVATVMSNLGFVNAMKQAGLGVRQTKVGDRYVLEAMRVSGYNLGGEQSGHVILSDHATTGDGILTALKVLERMAGTGQSLQSLASVMTRLPQVLVNVPGVDKSRADDDAVLAAAVAEEEATLGDTGRILLRPSGTEPLVRVMVEAPTAEVAQGVADRLAGVVKAQLALDPA, encoded by the coding sequence ATGACGCGACTCTTCGGCACGGACGGGGTCCGGGGCCTGGCGAACGCCACACTCACGGCGGAGCTGGCCCTGGACCTCTCCGTTGCAGCAGCCCATGTGCTCGCCGACCTCGGCGAGTTCGCCGGTCACCGGCCCCGCGCGGTGGTCGGTCGTGACACCCGCATTTCGGGCCAGTTCCTGGAGGCCGCCGTCGTCGCGGGCCTCGCCTCTGCCGGTGTGGATGTGCAGCTGCTGGGTGTGATCCCGACCCCCGGCGTCGCCCACCTCACCGACAGCCTGGGCGCCGACCTGGGCGTGATGCTCTCGGCGAGCCACAACCCGATGCCCGACAACGGCATCAAGTTCCTGGCGCGTGGTGGCAGGAAGCTCGACGACTCCATCGAGGTGGCGATCGAGAAGCGCATGCGCGAGGAGTGGCAGCGCCCGACCGGCGGCGGCGTCGGCCGCGTGACGTCGTACGACGCTGCGGTCGCCGACTATGCCGCCCACCTGGTCGGCACGATCCACCGTCCCCTGGCGGGGATCAAGGTCGTGCTCGACTGCGCCGCGGGTGCTGCCTCGGTGGTGGGCCCGAAGGCGCTGCGCGACGCCGGCGCGGAGGTCGTCGCCATCCACGCCGAGCCCGATGGCCTCAACATCAACGACAACTGCGGGTCGACCCACCTGGAGTCCCTGCAGGCTGCGGTGATCGAACACGGCGCCGACGCAGGGTTCGGGCTCGACGGCGACTCCGACCGTTGCCTGGGCGTCGACCACGAGGGCGAGGTCGTCGACGGCGACCAGATCCTGGCCATCCTCGCGCTGGCCCTCCACGACGAGGGAGCGCTGGTCAAGGACACCGTGGTCGCCACAGTGATGAGCAACCTCGGCTTCGTCAACGCCATGAAGCAGGCAGGGCTCGGCGTGCGCCAGACCAAGGTCGGCGACCGGTACGTCCTCGAGGCGATGAGGGTCTCCGGCTACAACCTCGGCGGGGAGCAGTCGGGCCACGTCATCCTCAGCGACCACGCCACCACCGGCGACGGCATCCTCACCGCCCTGAAGGTGCTCGAGCGGATGGCCGGCACCGGCCAGTCGCTGCAGTCCCTGGCCTCGGTGATGACCCGGCTGCCCCAGGTGCTCGTCAACGTCCCCGGCGTCGACAAGTCCCGCGCCGACGACGACGCCGTGCTGGCCGCGGCGGTCGCGGAGGAGGAGGCGACGCTGGGTGACACCGGGCGCATCCTGCTGCGTCCCTCTGGCACCGAGCCGCTCGTGCGGGTCATGGTCGAGGCGCCGACGGCCGAGGTGGCGCAGGGCGTCGCCGACCGGCTGGCCGGCGTCGTGAAGGCCCAGCTCGCCCTCGACCCCGCCTGA
- the glmS gene encoding glutamine--fructose-6-phosphate transaminase (isomerizing): MCGIVGYVGGKSAQDVVIEGLRRLEYRGYDSAGIALIDGDRVVSDKRAGKLANLEKAIADQPLPAATTGIGHTRWATHGAPNDANAHPHLGQERQVAVVHNGILENFVALRAELEAEGIDMLSETDTEVAAHLLEREVRAGHDLTEAMQRVCRRLEGAFTLVAVDAKDPSRVVAARRNSPLVVGLGEGENFLGSDVAAFIEHTREAMELDQDQVVTITRDGVSVTGFDGSPAEGRRYHVDWDLSAAEKDGHDWFMRKEIFEQPHAVADSLLGRRTPEGLLQLDEMRLSDQDLRDIDKIIIIAAGTSFYAGMVAKYAIEHWCRIPVEVELASEFRYRDPILTTETLVVAISQSGETADTLQAIRHARVQRSKVLAICNTNGSTIPRESDGVIYTHAGPEIGVASTKGFLTQLVACYLLALYLAQVKGTRFGDEIGQVMDQLDEMPGHIETVLGKAEEIYELARAHVGSRSVLFLGRHAGYPVALEGALKLKELAYIHAEGFAAGELKHGPIALIEEGLPVLCVVPPRGRDQLHSKMISGIQEVRARGARTLCLAEEGDDTVARYADVLITLPQVPVLLQPLVAAVPLQLFACELATQLGHDVDQPRNLAKSVTVE, encoded by the coding sequence ATGTGCGGAATCGTCGGGTACGTGGGTGGGAAGTCAGCCCAGGATGTTGTCATCGAGGGACTTCGCCGCCTCGAGTACCGCGGGTACGACTCCGCCGGGATCGCGCTGATCGACGGCGACCGCGTCGTCTCCGACAAGCGGGCCGGCAAGCTCGCCAACCTCGAGAAGGCCATCGCCGACCAGCCGCTCCCCGCGGCCACGACCGGCATCGGACACACCCGCTGGGCCACCCACGGCGCCCCCAACGACGCCAACGCCCACCCGCACCTGGGCCAGGAGCGACAGGTCGCGGTCGTCCACAACGGCATCCTCGAAAACTTCGTGGCCCTGCGCGCGGAGCTGGAGGCCGAGGGCATCGACATGCTCTCCGAGACCGACACCGAGGTCGCCGCCCACCTCCTCGAGCGCGAGGTCCGTGCCGGCCACGACCTCACCGAGGCCATGCAGCGTGTGTGCCGGCGACTCGAGGGCGCCTTCACCCTCGTGGCCGTCGACGCCAAGGACCCGAGCCGGGTCGTCGCCGCCCGCCGCAACTCCCCGCTGGTCGTGGGGCTCGGCGAGGGCGAGAACTTCCTCGGCTCCGACGTGGCGGCGTTCATCGAGCACACCCGCGAGGCGATGGAGCTCGACCAGGACCAGGTCGTCACCATCACCCGCGACGGCGTCAGCGTCACCGGCTTCGACGGCTCGCCCGCCGAGGGCCGGCGCTACCACGTCGACTGGGACCTCTCGGCTGCCGAGAAGGACGGCCACGACTGGTTCATGCGCAAGGAGATCTTCGAGCAGCCGCACGCCGTCGCCGACTCGCTGCTGGGACGCCGTACCCCCGAAGGACTGCTCCAGCTCGACGAGATGCGCCTGTCCGACCAGGACCTGCGCGACATCGACAAGATCATCATCATCGCCGCCGGCACCTCGTTCTACGCCGGCATGGTCGCCAAGTACGCCATCGAGCACTGGTGCCGCATCCCGGTCGAGGTCGAGCTCGCCAGCGAGTTCCGCTACCGCGACCCCATCCTGACCACCGAGACCCTCGTCGTCGCGATCAGCCAGTCCGGCGAGACCGCTGACACGCTGCAGGCGATCCGCCACGCGCGGGTCCAGCGCTCCAAGGTGCTGGCCATCTGCAACACCAACGGCTCGACCATCCCCCGCGAGTCCGACGGCGTCATCTACACCCACGCCGGGCCGGAGATCGGCGTCGCCTCCACCAAGGGATTCCTGACCCAGCTCGTGGCCTGCTACCTCCTGGCGCTCTACCTCGCCCAGGTCAAGGGCACCCGCTTCGGCGACGAGATCGGGCAGGTCATGGACCAGCTCGACGAGATGCCGGGCCACATCGAGACCGTGCTGGGCAAGGCCGAGGAGATCTACGAGCTCGCGCGCGCCCACGTCGGCTCGCGGTCGGTGCTGTTCCTGGGTCGCCACGCGGGCTACCCCGTGGCGCTGGAGGGCGCGCTCAAGCTCAAGGAGCTCGCCTACATCCACGCGGAGGGCTTCGCCGCGGGCGAGCTCAAGCACGGCCCGATCGCCCTGATCGAGGAGGGCCTGCCGGTGCTGTGCGTGGTGCCTCCCCGGGGGCGCGACCAGCTCCACTCCAAGATGATCAGCGGTATCCAGGAGGTGCGCGCCCGAGGTGCCCGCACGCTCTGCCTGGCCGAGGAGGGCGACGACACGGTGGCCCGGTACGCCGACGTGCTCATCACGCTGCCCCAGGTCCCCGTGCTGCTGCAGCCGCTCGTGGCAGCCGTGCCGCTCCAGCTGTTCGCCTGCGAGCTGGCTACGCAGCTGGGCCACGACGTCGACCAGCCCCGCAACCTCGCCAAGTCCGTCACGGTCGAGTAG
- a CDS encoding HNH endonuclease signature motif containing protein: MTSSTTIAAPVPGRPVLDGLSRTQLMAHAAEVEQLSRQVEVARLEVALEWSITHPVVETSSSVLEAPDHPGGAGTPEVAAFATDTLAVAMSIAPAASSRLVADALDLSFRLPLLWDLTRELRIPAARARRVAGATRDLSAEGARWVDRQVAAASGRVSSAQLDRIVAHATAQFDPDALKNRQDRARETWGVDLDHPSPGDFAGTSTLTARGDSLDLACFHDVVNAEADTLAALGDTDTLGQRQAKALGVIAAQQAALDLTGLIAGEQSDDDRADVRAKALTRADAKVKLFLHASLPDLLTRGHDDLVGTADTLGPTTLAKLKDWVGHSRVTITPVLHVASDDTWTIDRHDPPPRMAETVRLRDETCVFPRCGRHARCCDLDHITPYDTGPPDDTGPPTESGGTTAANLAPLCRRHHRAKTSGAWSYQRLAPGTYLWTGPAGLTTLVTPDALIDL; encoded by the coding sequence ATGACCTCCTCCACCACCATCGCCGCCCCGGTGCCCGGGCGTCCGGTGCTGGACGGGCTCAGCAGAACCCAGCTGATGGCTCACGCCGCCGAGGTCGAGCAGCTCTCCCGGCAGGTCGAGGTCGCCCGCCTCGAGGTCGCGCTGGAGTGGTCGATCACCCACCCGGTGGTCGAGACGTCGTCCTCGGTCCTGGAAGCACCCGACCACCCCGGCGGGGCGGGCACGCCGGAGGTGGCCGCGTTCGCGACCGACACCCTCGCCGTCGCCATGAGCATCGCTCCGGCCGCCTCCTCCCGGCTGGTCGCCGACGCGCTCGACCTGTCGTTCCGCCTCCCCCTGCTGTGGGACCTCACCCGTGAGCTGAGGATCCCCGCCGCCCGGGCCCGCAGAGTCGCCGGCGCCACCCGCGACCTGTCCGCGGAGGGTGCCCGCTGGGTCGACCGTCAGGTCGCCGCCGCATCCGGGCGAGTGTCCTCGGCTCAGCTCGACCGGATCGTCGCCCACGCCACCGCCCAGTTCGACCCCGACGCCCTCAAGAACCGTCAGGACCGGGCACGCGAGACCTGGGGAGTCGACCTCGACCACCCGTCGCCCGGTGACTTCGCCGGCACCTCCACGCTGACCGCCCGCGGCGACTCACTCGACCTGGCCTGCTTCCACGACGTCGTCAACGCCGAGGCCGACACCCTCGCCGCGCTCGGTGACACCGACACCCTCGGCCAGCGGCAGGCCAAGGCCCTCGGCGTGATCGCCGCCCAGCAGGCCGCCCTCGACCTCACCGGGCTCATCGCCGGCGAGCAGTCCGACGACGACCGTGCGGATGTCCGGGCCAAGGCGCTCACCCGGGCCGACGCCAAGGTCAAGCTCTTCCTCCACGCCTCCCTGCCCGACCTGCTGACCCGCGGACACGACGACCTGGTCGGCACCGCCGACACCCTCGGCCCCACCACGCTCGCCAAGCTCAAGGACTGGGTCGGCCACTCCCGCGTCACCATCACCCCCGTCCTCCACGTCGCCAGTGACGACACCTGGACCATCGACCGGCACGACCCGCCACCCCGGATGGCCGAGACGGTCCGGCTGCGCGACGAGACCTGCGTCTTCCCGCGCTGTGGCCGTCACGCCCGATGCTGCGACCTCGACCACATCACGCCGTACGACACCGGCCCACCAGACGACACCGGACCGCCCACCGAGTCAGGCGGCACGACCGCCGCCAACCTCGCGCCCCTGTGCCGGCGCCACCACCGGGCCAAGACCTCAGGTGCCTGGTCCTACCAACGCCTCGCACCCGGCACCTACCTCTGGACCGGCCCCGCCGGACTCACCACCCTCGTCACGCCCGACGCCCTCATCGACCTCTGA
- the alr gene encoding alanine racemase has translation MHRAEIVVDLAAIRHNVGLLKELAAPARLMTVVKADGYGHGMVEVAQVAREAGADWLGVATLDEALSLRASGDHGPLLCWLTAPGEDYAAGVAADVDLTAATEAELDEIAAAGDSVGTVPRVHVKVDTGLRRGGAPRADWHDLFACASDLHRERRLRVVGLWSHLVAADNPDHPANHAQQAAFEDALSLAASAGLEPEVRHIANSAATLVSPSFRYDLVRCGIATYGLDPAPGVTPARLTGSDGLRPAMTVRASLSLSKPVATGEGVSYGHTWIADHDTTVGLVPAGYAEGIPRAAGNTASVWVDGEVRPIRGRVCMDQFMVDLEGDLPPSGTEVVLFGPGDRGEPTAQDWAVALDTINYEIVTRVGGRLARHHVDTACAPEERP, from the coding sequence GTGCATCGTGCCGAGATCGTCGTCGACCTGGCCGCCATCCGGCACAACGTCGGTCTGCTCAAGGAGCTGGCGGCCCCCGCGCGACTGATGACGGTCGTCAAGGCCGACGGCTACGGCCACGGCATGGTCGAGGTGGCCCAAGTGGCCCGTGAGGCCGGCGCAGACTGGCTCGGGGTCGCCACGCTCGACGAAGCCCTGTCGCTCCGGGCGAGCGGAGACCATGGCCCGCTGCTGTGCTGGCTCACCGCACCGGGCGAGGACTACGCCGCCGGCGTCGCTGCCGACGTGGACCTGACGGCCGCCACCGAGGCCGAGCTCGACGAGATCGCCGCCGCGGGCGACAGCGTCGGCACGGTGCCCCGGGTGCACGTCAAGGTCGACACCGGCCTGCGCCGCGGTGGCGCTCCGCGCGCCGACTGGCACGACCTCTTCGCCTGTGCCAGTGACCTCCACCGGGAGCGCCGCCTCCGCGTCGTGGGCCTGTGGTCCCACCTCGTGGCGGCCGACAACCCCGACCACCCCGCCAACCACGCCCAGCAGGCCGCCTTCGAGGACGCGCTCTCGCTGGCCGCCTCGGCCGGGCTGGAGCCGGAGGTCAGGCACATCGCCAACTCCGCGGCCACGCTCGTGAGTCCTTCCTTCCGCTACGACCTGGTCCGCTGTGGCATCGCGACCTACGGCCTCGACCCGGCGCCCGGCGTCACGCCGGCCCGACTGACCGGCTCGGACGGCCTGCGGCCGGCCATGACGGTCCGCGCGAGCCTCTCCCTGTCCAAGCCGGTCGCGACGGGGGAGGGCGTGTCCTACGGCCACACCTGGATCGCCGACCACGACACGACGGTGGGCCTGGTCCCGGCCGGATACGCCGAGGGCATCCCTCGGGCGGCGGGCAACACGGCGTCGGTCTGGGTCGACGGCGAGGTGCGACCCATCCGCGGGAGGGTCTGCATGGACCAGTTCATGGTCGACCTCGAGGGGGACCTCCCGCCCTCCGGCACCGAGGTCGTGCTCTTCGGGCCCGGCGACCGTGGCGAGCCGACCGCCCAGGACTGGGCCGTGGCGCTCGACACGATCAACTACGAGATCGTCACCCGGGTGGGCGGGCGCCTGGCGCGCCATCACGTCGACACCGCGTGCGCCCCCGAGGAGCGGCCATGA
- the rpsI gene encoding 30S ribosomal protein S9, producing MTENTATTAPGEATEAEETFAPNEEGVSYTSESAPSADAPLRPATIAPAGATGRRKEAVARVRIVPGTGEWTINGRTLENYFPNKLHQQIANEPFTELQLEGRFDVIARIHGGGIAGQAGALRLGVARALNDVDVEANRAILKKAGLLTRDARVVERKKAGLKKARKASQFSKR from the coding sequence ATGACTGAGAACACCGCTACCACCGCTCCGGGTGAGGCCACCGAGGCCGAGGAGACCTTCGCTCCCAACGAGGAGGGTGTCTCCTACACCTCCGAGAGCGCCCCGTCGGCCGACGCCCCGCTGCGCCCCGCCACCATCGCGCCCGCCGGTGCGACCGGTCGCCGCAAGGAGGCCGTCGCCCGCGTGCGCATCGTCCCCGGCACCGGCGAGTGGACCATCAACGGCCGCACGCTCGAGAACTACTTCCCCAACAAGCTGCACCAGCAGATCGCGAACGAGCCGTTCACCGAGCTCCAGCTCGAGGGTCGCTTCGACGTGATCGCCCGCATCCACGGCGGCGGCATCGCCGGCCAGGCCGGTGCGCTGCGCCTGGGCGTGGCCCGTGCGCTCAACGACGTCGACGTCGAGGCCAACCGCGCGATCCTCAAGAAGGCCGGCCTGCTCACCCGCGACGCCCGCGTCGTGGAGCGCAAGAAGGCTGGTCTCAAGAAGGCCCGCAAGGCTTCGCAGTTCAGCAAGCGCTGA